A segment of the Prunus dulcis unplaced genomic scaffold, ALMONDv2, whole genome shotgun sequence genome:
AAGCCACCACCTTCCTTTCGGTACAAATTCGTCCATTTCTCTGtttataaaccctaaccccAAACACCTAACTCAGAGCTCCGCACTCTGCTCATCACCTCAAATTTTCTTCCAATCAGGTCTGCGATTAATAGCTACTGAAATTGTGTTTTCGTATTGCTTGTGCTCATCTGCAGCACATTTAGACGCTTGTTTTTTGCGTTTCTCTGATTAAATTCTTGGTTCTCGATTTTTAGGTTTTAGAAGTCGGAGATTTTACAAGGTCCCGAAACGATGTCGGACGATGAAAGGGAGGAGAAGGAGTTGGATCTCAGCTCTCCTGAAGTAGTCACCAAATACAAGAGTGCCGCTGAGATTGTTAACAGTAATTTTCTCGTTTTTTCTCTCGTCTATAACAGTAGCAAATACATACATATTAcacttttgaattttatatgCTTTTATGGCTGACTATATTGATTACATTTGGGAAATTTTTGCAGAGGCTCTGCAGTTGGTAATATCCGAATGCAAACCGAAAGCTAAGATTGTGGACCTTTGTGAGAAAGGGGATTCATACATCAGAGAGTAAGTATCCcatgaattaattttttctcgttgcattgaaaatttgtttattttaattagaatTCATTACTTAGTATGGAGTGTTGATTTGTCCCCTTAATGCGATGATTTATGGGTCGTgttgtttttatgtttatttaggCAAACTGGTAATATGTACAAAAAtgtaaagaagaagattgaaCGAGGTGTTGCCTTTCCAACTTGCATTTCTGTGAACAACACTGTATGCCATTTCTCCCCGCTTGCCAGTGACGAGACAGTGTTGGAAGAAGGAGATATTCTGAAGATGTAAGTTTTGTCTCATATGAACtgcatttgtttttattaCTTCTGCTGTTTTTGAAAGATAGCTAAATGTTATATGAACTGAATATAAGCTTGTAATTAGGAACATATTGATGGTTTTTTGTTCTCCTGCAGTGATTTGGGGTGTCATATTGACGGGTTCATTGCCATAGTTGCACATACTCATGCTCTTCAAGCAGGGCCTGTTACAGGAAAGGCAGCTGACGTTATTGCAGCTGCTAATACTGCTGCTGAAGTTGCCTTAAGGCTTGTAAGGCCAGGAAAAAAGGTAATTTTGTTTGCTAattattatactttttttaatgtttcaaAAAGGAGCCTCCTTGCATTTCTTAGCATAACTCAAGACTTCTCGCATATTCTTCTATTTTCATGTTATACTTTGAATCTACATTTGCTTTTCTGTTTGATTTTTAAACTTGGAATACGTGTTTTATGCACATTGCATCCCCTGATGATGAGATGTTAGTATAAGCTATGGACTTACATCCAAATGAAGCTTTTTGTCATAGTTACACTGAAGGGGAAATGTACATTATTGAATTGAGGGTGAATCTTGGTACAGTGGTGGAGTTGTTCCATTGAAACAGAAGAATGCCCTTTCGTCGACCTGGGAAGTCCACCTGAGACTGTTTTAAATTGCTCTCGTTCTTTCTCATATCTTTTTACCACTCTTGTTCTCCGTGTTGGAAGGCCACATGTTTTCGATGTTGATGTCAAGCTGTTCTGATGCTGATGTCTGCTAGTATAATCTGCACTCACTGTTCCAACCCATGTTGGAATAAATAATTGCACAATGATATAATATGTCATTCTATCAAACATCAAGTTTTAAGGGCAACTTTGCCGAGGAAATCTATGATTTATTGGTTTCCTCTTTTTCCCTGTTGCCTATATTATGCTTGGCTGTGGATGGGCTGATGTGGGTGTACACTTATTTTGTTCATCCTAATGTCCTCTCTGGGCTGACATTGTTGCAATCCCCTAGAATATACTATTCTTGTTGGACTTGCGTGTCTTGAGCTAGCTGGgagttgttttattttcttttcatggaTTAGATGTTTTTGTATAACTAGTCTTTCTGCtgtgttattatttattatataggAACAATCAACAAGGTCTAGTTCatactttttttgtgtgggaTGTCTCTTCAATTAACATGATCTCTCTAGATGATGATAAGCAATCACTGGCTATGGATTGAATCCAATTAAGCTTTTTGTCATAGTTACACTGATGGATGATTGTGTTTCTTTCAttccttttgttcttttgaacCTTTCCATCTCTCTTCATTCAATGAATGACCATGGATTTTCATGTGCTTTCTTGTCAGCTCATTGGAAGTAAGATACATATGGAAGCCCTTTTAGTCATTTTTACTCAAATGTTGTAATTTGCTCTCCATCAGTTGGTTACTTTTCCCTTGTTACTGCATCAGTAAAAGACATTGGTTTATCTTTAAACTATTTATTGTGTTCCATACTTCTATATGATGAAACTTGTCAAAAGCTATGGACCAACATCCAAATGAGGCTTTTTGTCATAGTTACTCTGATAGGATAGTGAAATTATAGGGGTTGTTTTTAAGTGTGTTCATTAtgttttttattacttttctGTGAACTCTTCTGTGTTTCTTGTAATGTGGTTGTCTTCTAGTATGCAACTTTGCCGAGGTGATCGATATCCTATTTGGTTTTCCTCCTTTCCTTGTTGCGTAGATGAACTGGCTGCATTTGGTGCCTAGGGCAGATGTATTTGTTGTCTGCAATCATCATTCAAATTAGCCAACATCAAGTGCTTTGCTCTCTTACTTGTGCATTGtcataagaaagaaaaaagagaggccTAATTGAGTAATCTTTAGTTGTAGGCAACTTTGCCGAGGTAATTGGTACCTTATtgatttcctctttttccctGTTGCCTAGACTAACTGGCTACGTTTGGTGCCTAGTACagatttatttgttgtttgtgcGATCATCATTCAAATTAGCCTACATAATTGATGGAGATCTTTGTATGTAACAATGCATAATGCTTGCTTTGTGCTATATATGAAAATAGATTGGAACATGTGCACATGAATTCTATTCTTGTACTGAAATTTTCTTCTgtatttatttcatatttcatttctttttctggctGCAGAATAAAGATGTAACAGAGGCGATCCAAAAGGTTGCTGCAGCTTATGACTGCAAAATCGTTGAAGGTGTTCTTAGCCATCAGTTGAAGCAGTTTGTGATAGATGGGAACAAGGTCATATTAAGCGCATCCAATCCAGATACAAGAGTTGATGAGGCAGAATTTGAGGAGAACGAAGTTTATTCAATTGATATTGTCACAAGCACAGGTGAAGGAAAGGTAATGAAGAAGTCACGATCAGCCAGCCCAACCACCATTGTTATGCTACGTTATCTGATTTTCCATCAACGCATTTTATGTCAATTTGCAGCCTAAGCTGTTGGATGAGAAGCAGACGACTGTCTATAAGAGAGCTGTTGACAAGAACTATCACTTGAAGATGAAAGCTTCTAGGTTTATTTTCAGTGAAATAAGGGAGAAGTTTCCCATCATGCCATTCACTGCTAGGTTTGttaaaataatgttattttcTACATTATTTGTCACTGGTTCTtcagtttcttttgtttctcgTAAAAAAACTGTACTGTCTTGTCATCAGAGCTTTGGAAGAGAAAAGGGCTAGGCTGGGTTTACTTGAATGCGTCAACCACGAGCTTCTGCAGCCATATCCTGTTCTTCACGAGAAACCTGGTAACAATCTTCCTACTGGGACTGGCTTTTGGGAAATTTCAATTCTTCTGTGACCCTGATTCGAAATCCATTTATTGGTTGTTTTGCAGGTGATTTGGTTGCCCATATCAAGTTCACTGTCTTGCTGATGCCAAATGGATCAGATCGGATTACATCTCATCCCTTACAGGAGCTGCAGCCCACTAAACAAATAGATGATCCTGAAATCAAAGCCTGGTTGGCTTTGGGGACAAAGACCAAGAAGAAAGGTGGcggcaaaaagaaaaagggtaaGCAGAGAAAATTTTGAGCAAATAATAAGTCTATTGTTTGTGGATTTAACAATGTTATGAAGAACTTTTAGGTTTAATTGTTGGGAGAAGGAATCCTGATGTATTTGCACATTGTAGGTAAGAAGAGTGACAAGGCTGAGGAGTCTACAGAAGCCGAACCAATGGATGCGACAACAAATGGTGCTGAGTCTCAAGCATGAGCCCTTGTTTCTTGTTAGCGATCagatttcaattttggttCTTTTCTCTCCCCCCATTGTATCTGgttggatattaatttaatatagtGTTCAGACTTTGATTCCAGCTGGGTTTTCTCGACTTTTCAAATTCCAGTTTTGCTGTTTAATTGTGTATCTCATCGAATTTTGTTGTCGATtaacattatattttaatttatataaaaacctAACATAGACAATTGAGTTGAGGCTGTCAATATATCAACCAAAATTTCGAACCGAATTGTTTTTATGAATCTTGGTTATGCACGATGGAAGTTTAAAGAAATTGGGTTTTACgacctctttctttttttctttcaatatttCGTCGAAATGCTAATGAGATCGGCAAAAGAAAACATgtgggtttgttttattttattttttggtttggtaTTGCCGTGGATGGAGATGAAGATCGAATTCGGATCCAAGGATGACACAGTTGAGCTAACCCAATTTTGCGGATTAGGGTTGAAGCAACACAAGTAGGTTTTGTATTCTCGCTCTGTCAACGACAGAAAGGAGAgtagattataatttttaaattctgaatatgattcataaaatatcaaaatgtgATTGAAGTGACATTTTTACAACATTGTGCATAAGAATATAGACAGATATCACCTTTACGCTGCTCAAGATTTGATAAACTTAGCATCAGCAGTGTTCATGAATCCAATGGCTGAGTGAAATCCGACTGCTAAGATCCTACGGCTCGTATGGCGCTCATCTAAGCTGAATAATCACCTCAAGCACGCAGAGCGTAAGGAAGCAAAGCGCGTGATGGCGGTGCGTTCCCTTACACAATCAAGAACTCCGAAATACTATTGGTCAGTTTGCGTGGGAACACATCATCACGCCACGTGTACCTAACGGCCTTAAAAACGCGAAGCATCTGGATTTGTTTAGATCCCTCGGATTCCTTTATAAGCCCGCAATTTCaatctcctccctctctctctctgtctctcagCTGCGTCTAAAACGTACACAGCTTTCGTACGGAAAAACCAGGAAAAAGCAAACATCCTTAACAAATCTTGAAAAAATCTGAGTGTAAATTTCGTATTCGAATATGGGGAACCGGTTAGTGTTGTGGATCTTCTTGTCGGCGTTGCTCTTCTTCTTAACCATGGAAGCAACAACCATAGACCCTTACAAGGTATTGTTCTCATTGCTCTTCCTTCATTCCTTTCCTCTAATTTTTCCTCTTATTCCAGTTCAATGTGAATGAATTGAATGTAAATAGAgcggttttgattttgaatgtgGAGTTCTATGATCGAATCACGTTCTAAAGATTCTTTTTTCGTTTCATATGCTTGGTTTtgagattgaaaagaaaagaaaatttgacaaaattgataattaaatagagcggttttgattttgaatgtgGAGTTCTATGATCGAATCACGTTCTAAAGATTCTTTTTTCGTTTCATATGCTTGGTTTtgagattgaaaagaaaagaaaatttgacaaaattgataattaaaaaGGTTCAAATTTTAGCGTATTATGCTGCTGTGGCCGTTATCAGAATGCAATCAACTCTTGAGATAAACAAAAGGAACTGAATTTAAcgactttttttaaaagaaagaaccGATAAATCATTAGTTCTATACTTATTTACTCATTTATTAGAAATGGTTTCAAATTCTTATCAGGTCCTTGGAGTCGAGCGGAATGCAAGCCAACGTGAAATTCAGAAAGCTTTCCACAAGTATGTTCCAATAAccatttataatatttttgtgCCCTCTAAATGCAATTACTTGGCTAGGATTTTGTAGATGAATTTATGCAAAGCGAAATCATAATGTGCTTTATTTTGTGCTGATCActgcaaatgaatttttttcttcttcctggtGATGGTCATTATCTAGGCATTGGAAGTATTGACACTTATGAGACCTCTAAGCTCATTTATGATATGTATACATCAATTAGGATGGTCATAGTCTGTGCAATGTGTTGTTTTTGGCTTGGTTCGCTTTGAGGCTGGCGCAAGTGCCAAACTATAAGTTTTCTCAGGCCTAAATCTGTCACTATGGTCCCTTAACATTCAGTGCACCTTGGTGGGGGGTGTTGGGCAATGACAGTTGGTGCTTGTGCAACTGTGTTGAGCTGTTGTTGTAGGATGATAGTTTAAATATCTCGAATATGTGTGTCTTTACAACATTGTAGTTGCCAGAATAAGCAGttcattgttttcttttgtcataTTTGTTACTATGAGACTAATGTATGTTTCATGatacattaaataaaaaagttggtGTTCGTTGACCAATATTTAAGTCacagtttctttattttctctaaAAAGGAGTAGTaatgtttcttcttttgctttaGGATAATTTTGCTTTACTTTATTGATCCATATTACCTAGAAGGTTGTAAGGTCCTGTTCTGGGATATATAATTGGCTCGCTAAAAGTTTCtcattgtgtgtgtgtttgtgttgtGCTTGTGCATTGTAATGCAAACGCTTATAACACAACAAAGAAATACAGAAAGATACATGTAACATGCATTTGTATTCAGACATGTTGTGTCACAAGCTTTTTACCTTACTCCTCAAGCTCATTTGAATAATTCCCTGTAGGCTTTCTCTTCAATATCACCCAGACAAGAATAAGAACAAGGGAGCTCAAGCAAAGTTTTCTGAGATAAACAATGGTATAACGTCTGACTTCTCTTCAGTCTAtgcttcctttccttttttctttatggttggatttttttcaattcctaTATACCTATCCTGCTGTAGTGGCCACATCCTCATAAGTTTGTACTTAATgtcaatttgtttctttttgttcgTTAGCATATGAGATTTTATCAGatgaagagaagaggaaaaattaTGACACGTATGGAGATGAGAAGGGCAGTCCTGGATTTGGAGCTGGTTCTCCTGGAGATCATGGTGGATATACTTACTTCACAAATGGTGGACCAGGAAAAAACCAGTTTACCTACGGACCAAGTGACTGGCAGAGCATGGGTGGGCAGGGAGGTTCCAAGTcattctccttttcttttggagGTCCCAGTGGTCCAAGTTCATTTGGTTTTGGTATGGACGACATTTTCTCAAACCTTTTTGGGGGTAAACCTGGAGGTGGGGGTCAGTTTGGTGGTTTCAGTGGTTCAACTGGGTCTCGACCAGGGTCTCAACCTGGGTCTAGGGGTTCCCCAGTGAGCATTAGTGCCATCAGTTCACAGGTgtataagaaagaaatagtTGACCAAGGGATGACTTGGCTCTTGTTATCTTACACACCGTCATTGAAGGGGCATCAACATGTTGAATCTGTCATAAAGGAAGTTGCCAGTTCACTGCAGGGAGCTTTAAAGGTATGTGCAGTTCTTTTTCGGTCCCTACTCCCTACCGTCTGATCTGCCATTGATCGCCGCATATGcttattctctccttttcttttgtcagaTTGGAAGCATAAACTGTGAGACAGAACCATTTCTCTGTAAGGACCTTGGCATATATCCCCGCAGAATGCCCAGGGTATTTGTTTATTCTTACAAAGTGAGTGAAAGGGGTTCTTTGGTTGAGTATGATGGTGATTGGGCTGCAAAACCTTTAAAAATGTTTTGCCAAGATCATCTTCCAAGGTTTTCAAAACGGGTTGACTTGAAACATTTTGAGTCTTCCACTGTCACCGTCCATAAATTGCCTAGTGTTGTGCTTCTTTCCACCAAGAAAGATACACCTGTTATCTGGCGTGTCCTCAGCGGATTGCATCACAATCACTTCCTTTTCTATAATGCAGAGGTATGTGGTGATTATTTGTTGAATTAATTTacttaattttccttttccgaGTCTTGTCAATCTAAGATGAATCTAGTGTCTTTGGCTATGGAATTGCTTTAACTGACTTCTTGAAGGAATCAGAAGCCTTTACACTCTAACAATTTCCTGACATCCATCCTAAAAATTTGTTAGAAAGAATGAGGCAATGTATATGCTTAACAGAAGGGTAGGGTGCAATGATGATCCCTATACTTCCATGACAAAATGAATCATATGCTTTTGCTTTTCAGGGAAAATGTGCTTTGGTGGTTTGCATtcaccttaattttttttttcctcaattattaaaatgacaacttattaaaaaaattattttacaatGACCATGCAGCTCCATGATGTTTCTGATCCAACAGTGAAGAAGCTAGGAGTTGATGCACTTCCAGCTATAGTTGGTTGGCTTTCAAACGGGGAGAAGCATGTCCTAAAAGCAGGCATTACCATCAAAGATATGAAGTCGGCAATTAATGAGCTTAGTGCTTTACTTGAAGGTTttgagaaaaagaacaagaaggcATCTTCAAGTCAGGCCAAGAAGTCGCCAACTGGGGAGAAGCAAATACCCCTACTGACAGAGTCTAATTTTGATGCTCTTTGTGGTGAGAAAACTCCAGTTTGCATCATTGGTGCATTCAGGTCttccaaagaaagaaagaagttggAATCAATTTTGAACACGGTGAGTATACTTTCTCTTGTATTGAGGCACTACTATCCAAAACATCTGTTTCTTCACATGAAAATGATGAACTTTGTCTAAAAAATTGAATGTCATGCCAGTTTGAACTTTGTCTGACTAGCAGCCTCAACCCACGTGACCTGCTAAATTTATAAACCAGAAGTATTGGTTAAGGATTCAAATGTAGTCCCTAAACTATCTGCTTGACTGGCTATTGTTACCCAAATCACCTGACCATGATCCNNNNTTTTATggaaattactttttttttctttagtaaTTTGCTTC
Coding sequences within it:
- the LOC117613507 gene encoding ERBB-3 BINDING PROTEIN 1 produces the protein MSDDEREEKELDLSSPEVVTKYKSAAEIVNKALQLVISECKPKAKIVDLCEKGDSYIREQTGNMYKNVKKKIERGVAFPTCISVNNTVCHFSPLASDETVLEEGDILKIDLGCHIDGFIAIVAHTHALQAGPVTGKAADVIAAANTAAEVALRLVRPGKKNKDVTEAIQKVAAAYDCKIVEGVLSHQLKQFVIDGNKVILSASNPDTRVDEAEFEENEVYSIDIVTSTGEGKPKLLDEKQTTVYKRAVDKNYHLKMKASRFIFSEIREKFPIMPFTARALEEKRARLGLLECVNHELLQPYPVLHEKPGDLVAHIKFTVLLMPNGSDRITSHPLQELQPTKQIDDPEIKAWLALGTKTKKKGGGKKKKGKKSDKAEESTEAEPMDATTNGAESQA
- the LOC117613508 gene encoding dnaJ protein ERDJ3A-like isoform X1, encoding MGNRLVLWIFLSALLFFLTMEATTIDPYKVLGVERNASQREIQKAFHKLSLQYHPDKNKNKGAQAKFSEINNAYEILSDEEKRKNYDTYGDEKGSPGFGAGSPGDHGGYTYFTNGGPGKNQFTYGPSDWQSMGGQGGSKSFSFSFGGPSGPSSFGFGMDDIFSNLFGGKPGGGGQFGGFSGSTGSRPGSQPGSRGSPVSISAISSQVYKKEIVDQGMTWLLLSYTPSLKGHQHVESVIKEVASSLQGALKIGSINCETEPFLCKDLGIYPRRMPRVFVYSYKVSERGSLVEYDGDWAAKPLKMFCQDHLPRFSKRVDLKHFESSTVTVHKLPSVVLLSTKKDTPVIWRVLSGLHHNHFLFYNAELHDVSDPTVKKLGVDALPAIVGWLSNGEKHVLKAGITIKDMKSAINELSALLEGFEKKNKKASSSQAKKSPTGEKQIPLLTESNFDALCGEKTPVCIIGAFRSSKERKKLESILNTLSQKSLSRQQNSADGRDSISYTLLDASKKASFLNAFDKAGFKSLDKVLVAYKPRRRTFAAFEGEMTTEEVERFIGSVLNGDIRFTKTRQKPVLK
- the LOC117613508 gene encoding dnaJ protein ERDJ3A-like isoform X2, with the protein product MGNRLVLWIFLSALLFFLTMEATTIDPYKVLGVERNASQREIQKAFHKLSLQYHPDKNKNKGAQAKFSEINNAYEILSDEEKRKNYDTYGDEKGSPGFGAGSPGDHGGYTYFTNGGPGKNQFTYGPSDWQSMGGQGGSKSFSFSFGGPSGPSSFGFGMDDIFSNLFGGKPGGGGQFGGFSGSTGSRPGSQPGSRGSPVSISAISSQVYKKEIVDQGMTWLLLSYTPSLKGHQHVESVIKEVASSLQGALKIGSINCETEPFLCKDLGIYPRRMPRVFVYSYKLHDVSDPTVKKLGVDALPAIVGWLSNGEKHVLKAGITIKDMKSAINELSALLEGFEKKNKKASSSQAKKSPTGEKQIPLLTESNFDALCGEKTPVCIIGAFRSSKERKKLESILNTLSQKSLSRQQNSADGRDSISYTLLDASKKASFLNAFDKAGFKSLDKVLVAYKPRRRTFAAFEGEMTTEEVERFIGSVLNGDIRFTKTRQKPVLK